A portion of the Drosophila innubila isolate TH190305 chromosome 3L unlocalized genomic scaffold, UK_Dinn_1.0 0_D_3L, whole genome shotgun sequence genome contains these proteins:
- the LOC117787145 gene encoding acidic leucine-rich nuclear phosphoprotein 32-related protein gives MKKRQRITYHAAETPKTSTFVSYLCFRVTTSNSNSTATLNVARVKRQLLTIFGLWLMICSAFVGCSAVGYSYSRFEGPVVGPERLVTVPDAYGGGTHSDYVARPEYSFAYGIEDGQTRVLQNRKETRNGDEVRGVYSVVDPDGTLRVVKYTADDANGFQAEVITNGIARLHGHGNDGDGGGAAVDEQVEHNEVNHHAADDQDDDDDDDEEQQEAPKKGKGQYKVHEDYDEGERDGGEEREEKEGGGDHEEYEGSSEEGYEDANAQQEQESSEEY, from the exons ATGAAGAAGCGACAACGCATAACTTACCACGCAGCTGAAACACCAAAGACGTCAACATTTGTCAGTTATTTGTGCTTCCGTGTTACGActtcgaattcgaattcgacGGCGACTTTGAATGTGGCACGCGTTAAGCGGCAACTGTTGACCATCTTCGGCTTGTGGCTGATGATCTGCTCAGCATTTGTTGGCTGCTCGGCCGTTGGTTATTCATATTCGAGGTTCGAGGGTCCGGTGGTGGGGCCAGAGCGGCTGGTGACGGTGCCCGATGCCTATGGCGGTGGCACGCACTCCGATTATGTGGCACGACCCGAATACAGCTTCGCCTATGGCATCGAAGATGGCCAGACGCGTGTGCTACAAAATCGCAAAGAGACGCGCAATGGCGATGAGGTGAGAGGCGTCTACAG CGTAGTCGATCCTGATGGCACCCTGCGTGTGGTTAAATACACAGCAGACGATGCGAATGGTTTCCAGGCCGAGGTTATCACCAATGGCATTGCACGTTTGCATGGCCATGGCAACGACGGGGATGGAGGCGGTGCAGCTGTCGATGAGCAAGTGGAGCACAATGAAGTCAATCATCATGCAGCTGACGAtcaagatgatgatgatgatgatgatgaggagcaACAAGAAGCACCAAAAAAGGGCAAAGGTCAGTATAAAGTGCATGAGGACTATGACGAAGGGGAACGCGATGGTGGTGAGGAAAGAGAGGAGAAGGAAGGCGGCGGTGATCATGAGGAATACGAGGGCAGCAGCGAGGAAGGCTACGAGGATGCAAATGCTCAACAGGAGCAGGAAAGCAGCGAGGAATACTAA